A portion of the Rhodococcus pseudokoreensis genome contains these proteins:
- a CDS encoding GTP cyclohydrolase II: MSAEPVAATPENPAGHIRLTSHSGGVGAIPVHWGAPTASERGPVVGTTTNRAHRNVIGTHSGSYSIYRALAVASGALSRQHKADLTNTAPTIAIGPYPQWSEPGKIVSLDPWGATVAEVFAAELAAGHDIRPSIAVTKAHVILPEIMEAIQKGRLHPDGRFLLPSGAALVTKAAIEPVWHLPGVAERFHCSETDLRRVLFEETGGMYPELVTRSDLEVFLPPIGGQTVYIFGDARDLADPGVELTARVHDECNGSDVFGSDICTCRPYLTHAIEECIRGAQRGGVGLVSYSRKEGRALGEVTKFLVYNARKRQVGGDTADQYFARTECVAGVQDMRFQEMMPDVLHWLGVRKIHRLVSMSNMKYDAITGSGIEVGERVDLPADLIPADARVEIDAKMAAGYFTPGAVPDAEELAKAKGRELDE, translated from the coding sequence ATGTCCGCTGAACCCGTTGCCGCGACGCCCGAGAACCCCGCAGGCCACATCCGATTGACGTCCCACAGCGGCGGTGTCGGGGCCATTCCGGTCCACTGGGGCGCACCCACGGCGTCCGAGCGCGGTCCGGTGGTCGGCACCACCACCAATCGCGCCCACCGCAACGTGATCGGCACGCACAGCGGCTCGTACAGCATCTACCGGGCGCTGGCGGTCGCGTCGGGTGCGCTGTCGCGCCAGCACAAGGCCGACCTCACCAACACCGCGCCCACCATTGCCATCGGTCCGTATCCGCAGTGGAGCGAGCCCGGCAAGATCGTGAGCCTGGACCCTTGGGGCGCCACGGTCGCCGAGGTCTTCGCGGCCGAGCTGGCGGCCGGCCACGACATCCGGCCCAGCATCGCCGTGACCAAGGCGCACGTGATCCTGCCGGAGATCATGGAGGCCATCCAGAAGGGTCGCCTCCACCCGGACGGCCGCTTCCTGCTGCCCAGCGGTGCTGCGCTGGTCACCAAGGCGGCGATCGAGCCCGTCTGGCATCTGCCGGGTGTGGCGGAGCGGTTCCACTGCAGCGAGACGGATCTGCGCCGCGTGCTGTTCGAGGAGACCGGCGGCATGTACCCGGAGCTGGTGACGCGCTCGGACCTCGAGGTGTTCCTGCCCCCGATCGGCGGGCAGACCGTGTACATCTTCGGTGACGCGCGAGACCTCGCCGATCCCGGGGTGGAGCTGACCGCACGGGTGCACGACGAGTGCAACGGTTCGGACGTGTTCGGCTCCGACATCTGTACGTGCCGTCCGTACCTGACACATGCCATCGAGGAATGCATCCGGGGTGCGCAGCGTGGCGGTGTCGGGCTGGTGTCTTACTCTCGCAAAGAGGGCCGCGCGCTGGGCGAGGTGACCAAGTTCCTGGTCTACAACGCCCGCAAGCGCCAGGTGGGCGGCGACACGGCCGATCAGTACTTCGCCCGCACCGAATGCGTGGCAGGCGTGCAGGACATGCGGTTCCAGGAAATGATGCCCGACGTGCTGCACTGGCTCGGCGTCAGAAAGATCCACCGCCTGGTCTCCATGAGCAACATGAAGTACGACGCCATCACCGGCTCGGGCATCGAGGTCGGGGAGCGGGTGGACCTCCCCGCGGATCTGATTCCGGCCGACGCGCGCGTGGAGATCGACGCGAAGATGGCGGCCGGCTACTTCACCCCGGGCGCGGTGCCGGACGCCGAAGAATTGGCGAAGGCCAAGGGTCGGGAGTTGGACGAATGA